CAGCGACGACGCATAACGGGCCAGCCATTGGGCGCCGGTGGCGTGCGAGTGGACAATCCCCAGCAGCTCCCCCTCCTCGCCAGCTCGGTCGGGGACCCCTGCCGCTGTGGGCCCATCCCCCACCGGGGAGTGCTCGAGGTCCGTGGATGGTGCAGTTTCGATCTGGTTCATTTGTTTTCCTCGTCCGGGACGACCTGGGTGCCGATACCCGCCGTCGTGAAGGTTTCCAGCAGCATCGAGTGCGGCAGCCTGCCGTCGACGATGTGCGCGCGTTCGACGCCGCCTTCGACGGCTTTGAGGCAGGCTTCCATTTTCGGGATCATGCCTGACTCCAGCCGCGGCAGCAGCTCCCGCAGTTCCGACGCGGTGAGCGAGGAAATCAGCGAGGAGCGGTCCGGCCAGTTGGCGAAGAGTCCCTCGACGTCGGTGAGGATGACCAGCTTGGAGGCGCCGAGTGCTTCCGCCAGGGCCGCAGCGGCGGTGTCAGCGTTGACGTTCAGCACCTGGCCGGTGGTCTGCGCCTGCTTTGCTCCCGGGTCGCCGCTGCCGTCATCGAAGATCTCCGGTGCCACCGTCGAAATCACCGGGATCCGGCCGGCCGCCACGATGTCCAGGATGCCTTCGGGGTTCACCCCGACGACTTCGCCGACCAGGCCCAGGTCCACCTCTTCGCCGTCCACCACCGTGCCGGTGCGGACGGCGCGCAGCAGTCCGCCGTCCTCCCCCGACATGCCGACGGCGTAGGGTCCGTGCGAGTTGATCAGGCCCACGAGTTCGCGGCCGACCTGGCCGGTAAGGACCATCCGGACGACGTCCATGGCCTCGGGTGTGGTGACCCGCAGCCCGCCCTTGAACTCGGATTCGATCCCGAGCCGGCTGAGCATGGCGTTGATCTGCGGGCCGCCGCCGTGCACCACCACGGGGTGGATGCCGACGTGGTGAAGGAAGACGACGTCCTCGGCGAAGGCGCGGCGGAGCTCGTCGTTGACCATGGCGTTGCCGCCGTACTTGATCACCATGGTGGTGCCGGCGAAGCGCTGGATCCAGGGGAGTGCCTCGATCAGGGTGCCGGCTTTGCCCTGGGCATCGGACATGGACGTGGTCTCGCGGGTCTGGGTGTTCATGCTGTTCGTCCTTACTGCTCGTCCCTCCCGGAACGGCCTAGCTGGAGTAGGCGCTGTTTTCGTGGACGTATTCGTGGGTGAGGTCGTTGGTCAGGATGGTGGCCTCGGCGTCACCGGACTGGAGGTCGATCTCGACGAGCACCTCCCGGGGTTCCAGGTCCACGAGGCTGCGGTCATCGCCGATGCTGCCGTTGCGGCAGATCTGCACGCCGTTCATGGATACGTTGAGCTGGTCGGGCTCGAAGGCCGCGTCGGTGGTGCCCACGGCGGAGAGCACGCGGCCCCAGTTGGGGTCCTTGCCGAAGATCGCGGTCTTGAAGAGGTTGGAGCGGGCGACGGCCCGGCTGACCACTTCGGCGTCCTTTTCGCTGGCGGCGTTGAAGGTGCGGATGGCGATGTCGTGGCTGGCGCCCTCGGCGTCGCCGATCAGCTTCCGGGCCAGTTCCGCACAGACCTGGCCCAGGCCCCGGCCGAACTCGACGGCGGACGGCACGGCGCCGGAAGCTGCGGAGGCGAGCAGCACCACGGTGTCGTTCGTGGACATGCAGCCGTCCGAGTCCGCCCGGTCGAAGGTGACCCGGGTGGCGTCGCGGAGCACGACGTCGAGCATGTCCGGCTGGACGTCCGCGTCGGTGGTGAGGACCACCAGCATGGTGGCGAGTCCGGGGGCGAGCATGCCGGCGCCCTTGGCCATGCCGCCGATGGTGAATTCCTTGCCGTCCGCGTCGACCCCGGTGAAGACGGCCTGCTTGGACACGGAGTCCGTGGTCATGATGGCGGTGGCGGCGCCGGATCCGCCGTCGGTGCTGAGCGCTGCGCTGGCGGCGCCGATCCCGGCGAGGATCTTGTCCATCGGGAGCTGCTCGCCGATCAGGCCGGTGGAGCAGACGAAGACGTCGGTGGCGGAGAGGCCGAGGGCTTCGGCGGTCTTCTCGGCGGTGGTGTGGGTGTTCTGGAAACCCTGCGGCCCGGTGCAGGCGTTGGCACCGCCGGAGTTCAGGATGACGGCGTCCACGCGGCCGTCCTTGACCACCTCGCGGGACCAGTGCACGGGGGCTGCGGCCACCCGGTTGGAGGTGAACACGGCCGCGGCGGCCTTGGAGGGGCCGTCGTTGACCACGAGGGCAAGGTCCGGGTTGCCGGAGGTCTTGAGGCCGGCGGTGACACCGGCGGCGCGGAACCCCTGGGGGGCGGTGATGCTCACGGTGCAACTCCCTGCAGATCGAGGCCGGCGGTTTCCGCCAGGCCGAGGGCAATGTTCATGGACTGCACGGCCCCGCCGGCGGTCCCCTTGGTCAGGTTGTCGATGGCGCACGTGACGATCAGCCGGCCGGTGTGCCCGTCGAGCGCCAGCTGCATCACGGCGTGGTTGGATCCCTGGACCGATTTGGTGGAGGGCCAGCGGCCTTCGGGCAGCAGGTGCACAAACGGCTCATCGTCGTAGGCCTCGGCCCAGGCACGGCGGAGTTCCTCGGCGGTGACACCGGGACGCACCTTCGCCGTCGCGGTGGTGAGGATGCCCCGGCTCATGGGGGCCAGTGTGGGGGTGAAGGATACGGTGACCGGGGCGTTCAGGGCCGCCGAAAGTCCTTGCTCAATCTCGGGCGTGTGGCGGTGTCCGCCGCCCACACCGTACGGGCTCATGGAGCCCATCACCTCGGCGCCGATCAGGTTGACCTTGGCGGCTTTGCCGGCCCCGGACGTACCGGACGCGGAAACGATAACGACGTCGTCGGCCTGGAGCAGGTGGTTGCTGAAGCCCGGGGTGAGGGCCAGCAGGGCCGACGTCGGGTAGCAGCCCGGGACGGCGATCCGCTTGGCGCCGCGAAGCGCCTCGCGCTGGCCGGGAAGTTCCGGCAGTCCGTAGGGCCACGTGCCGGCGTGCGGGGAGCCGTAGAACTTCTCCCACGCGGCCGCATCCTCCAGCCGGTGGTCGGCGCCGGCGTCGATCACGACGGTGCCGGCCGGCAGCTGCGCGGCGATCTCCGCGGAGGCACCGTGCGGCAGGGCCAGGAACACGACGTCGTGTCCGGCCAGGTTCTCCACCGTCGTGTCTTCGAGGATACGGCTGGCCAGACCGTGGAGATGCGGCTGCAATTCCCCTAGTCTGGAACCGGCGTTGCTGTGGGCCGTGATGGCGCCGATCGTGACGTCGGGGTGGCCGGCGAGGAGCCGCAGCACCTCGCCGCCGGCATAACCGCTTGCGCCGGAGACGGCAACAGAAATAGTCATACCAAGAACTATACAGCAATAGTATGCATAGATGCCGATATTTATGCAGTCGATCCCGCGTGCCTTGTCCTCGTGCCCTGTCCTACCGCCGGGCGCCCGGTTCGGTGCGCGGCAGGCGCCGGGCCGGGAGGGGCCGGGATTGGCCGGGGGCGTATGCTTGGTTAAGGGTGATCCAGACCGTGCAGTCCGAATGTCGGCTGCAGCGTTGCCCGTAACAGTTACGAGGCACGCGCTCCATGACCCCCACCACTGCTACGCCGGAACGCCCGAGATCGCGCGTCCGCCAGCCCAACGCCGTCGTCCTGAGCTATTCGGAACTCCTTAAGACCGTCAAGGCCGCAGGCCTGCTCGAACGCCGCGTCGGCTTCTACATCACGGTGTTTTCCGTCCTGGTCCTCCTGATGACGGCCACCTGGTTCGGTTTTGCCCTCATCGGCGACAGCTGGTTCCAGCTCCTCATCGCCGCGGCCCTGGGCATCCTCTGCACCCAGCTGAGCTTTCTGGCCCACGAGGCCGGACACCGCCAGATCTTCGCCTCCCGCCGGGCCAATGACTGGGCCGCACGGCTGCTCGCCACGTCGGTCGCCGGGATCAGCTACTCCTGGTGGGAGCAGAAGCACGGCGCACACCACAACCACCCGAACGTCATTTCCAAGGACCCGGATATCGCCACCGGCGCCATCGCATTCTTCCCGGAGGCCGCCGCCACCCGGCAGGGCCGGTTCTCGTTCCTCACGCGCAAGCAGGGCTGGCTCTTCTTCCCTCTGCTGTTCCTCGTCGGTCTGGGCCTGCAGATCGATTCGATCAAGTTCATCTTCCAGCGCGCCAAGGTCACGCACCGCTGGGTTGAAATCCCGATCCTCGTGGTCCGCCTCAGCCTCCTGCCGGTGCTTGCCTTCACGTTCCTGCCCTGGGGCATGGCGCTCGCGTTCATCGCGGTCCAGCTCGCTGTCTTTGGGTTCTACATGGGCGCTTCCTTCGCGCCGAACCACAAGGGCATGCCGGTCCTGCCGGCGGACAGCCGCGTGGACTTCTTCAGCCGCCAGGTCCTGACGTCCCGGAACATCTCGGGCGGCCGCTTCATGGACATCCTGCTCGGCGGCCTCAACCGCCAGGCCGAACACCACCTCTTCCCGGACATGGC
This DNA window, taken from Pseudarthrobacter sp. ATCC 49987, encodes the following:
- the argB gene encoding acetylglutamate kinase, yielding MNTQTRETTSMSDAQGKAGTLIEALPWIQRFAGTTMVIKYGGNAMVNDELRRAFAEDVVFLHHVGIHPVVVHGGGPQINAMLSRLGIESEFKGGLRVTTPEAMDVVRMVLTGQVGRELVGLINSHGPYAVGMSGEDGGLLRAVRTGTVVDGEEVDLGLVGEVVGVNPEGILDIVAAGRIPVISTVAPEIFDDGSGDPGAKQAQTTGQVLNVNADTAAAALAEALGASKLVILTDVEGLFANWPDRSSLISSLTASELRELLPRLESGMIPKMEACLKAVEGGVERAHIVDGRLPHSMLLETFTTAGIGTQVVPDEENK
- the argJ gene encoding bifunctional glutamate N-acetyltransferase/amino-acid acetyltransferase ArgJ, translating into MSITAPQGFRAAGVTAGLKTSGNPDLALVVNDGPSKAAAAVFTSNRVAAAPVHWSREVVKDGRVDAVILNSGGANACTGPQGFQNTHTTAEKTAEALGLSATDVFVCSTGLIGEQLPMDKILAGIGAASAALSTDGGSGAATAIMTTDSVSKQAVFTGVDADGKEFTIGGMAKGAGMLAPGLATMLVVLTTDADVQPDMLDVVLRDATRVTFDRADSDGCMSTNDTVVLLASAASGAVPSAVEFGRGLGQVCAELARKLIGDAEGASHDIAIRTFNAASEKDAEVVSRAVARSNLFKTAIFGKDPNWGRVLSAVGTTDAAFEPDQLNVSMNGVQICRNGSIGDDRSLVDLEPREVLVEIDLQSGDAEATILTNDLTHEYVHENSAYSS
- the argC gene encoding N-acetyl-gamma-glutamyl-phosphate reductase, translated to MTISVAVSGASGYAGGEVLRLLAGHPDVTIGAITAHSNAGSRLGELQPHLHGLASRILEDTTVENLAGHDVVFLALPHGASAEIAAQLPAGTVVIDAGADHRLEDAAAWEKFYGSPHAGTWPYGLPELPGQREALRGAKRIAVPGCYPTSALLALTPGFSNHLLQADDVVIVSASGTSGAGKAAKVNLIGAEVMGSMSPYGVGGGHRHTPEIEQGLSAALNAPVTVSFTPTLAPMSRGILTTATAKVRPGVTAEELRRAWAEAYDDEPFVHLLPEGRWPSTKSVQGSNHAVMQLALDGHTGRLIVTCAIDNLTKGTAGGAVQSMNIALGLAETAGLDLQGVAP
- a CDS encoding fatty acid desaturase family protein is translated as MTPTTATPERPRSRVRQPNAVVLSYSELLKTVKAAGLLERRVGFYITVFSVLVLLMTATWFGFALIGDSWFQLLIAAALGILCTQLSFLAHEAGHRQIFASRRANDWAARLLATSVAGISYSWWEQKHGAHHNHPNVISKDPDIATGAIAFFPEAAATRQGRFSFLTRKQGWLFFPLLFLVGLGLQIDSIKFIFQRAKVTHRWVEIPILVVRLSLLPVLAFTFLPWGMALAFIAVQLAVFGFYMGASFAPNHKGMPVLPADSRVDFFSRQVLTSRNISGGRFMDILLGGLNRQAEHHLFPDMARPQLDKAAVIVREFCAKHQVPYTETTLLQSYGIIVRYLNDVGLSAGRHFECPMATVTRRF